The following are encoded together in the Candidatus Kaelpia aquatica genome:
- the thyX gene encoding FAD-dependent thymidylate synthase has product MKIYLAGYNVDAGVLSELKGKGTEREDLTPEVLSAAYARISRDSRPINEIRVDARGEVEQARRSNSAIIFKMGHHSVAEHAVFNLDILGVSRFAMEELEKFRLCSYTEKSQRYITLDNDFVIPDEIKQTSLEGVFIDMIHRQNNAYFELLEKLKEHVFKKHADLAKNPKNHNLLEGWAKEDARYITALATESQVGQTINARNLELLLRRFASHPLAEIRQLGKAMYKCVADVAPSVIIFHEANDLDSKTYPDLKKLANKMIDLAAQSIAVDREEEVRLVEFTEKADQVIAASLLHVSSNLPYEECRSFIENLSKEEQKEVFKTTWGNMQFYDSMPREFEYVNLSFNIVLSAACFGQLKRHRMSTITAQPYDIDLGLTIPESIKEIGMDKYFQKIADETNDVYNKIRNENPQAAPYILTNAHRKRVLIRVNARELYHISRLREDVHAQWDIQNISCAMSKQAKQVMPLTFALIGGKDKYNEIYKNIFGYLPKVTEAILPGARNIK; this is encoded by the coding sequence ATGAAGATTTATTTAGCTGGGTATAATGTAGATGCAGGGGTCTTAAGTGAACTTAAAGGGAAGGGGACTGAGCGCGAAGATTTGACGCCTGAAGTGCTCTCTGCAGCTTATGCCCGTATAAGTCGGGATTCTCGGCCGATTAATGAGATAAGAGTAGACGCCAGAGGGGAAGTCGAACAGGCCAGGCGTTCTAATTCAGCCATTATATTTAAGATGGGACATCATTCTGTAGCTGAACACGCTGTGTTTAATCTGGATATTCTGGGTGTTTCGCGTTTTGCCATGGAAGAACTAGAGAAATTTCGATTATGTTCTTATACGGAGAAATCTCAGCGTTATATCACACTTGATAATGATTTCGTTATTCCTGATGAAATTAAGCAAACATCTTTGGAGGGCGTATTTATTGATATGATTCATCGGCAGAATAACGCGTATTTTGAGCTCCTTGAGAAACTCAAAGAGCATGTTTTTAAAAAACATGCTGATCTTGCGAAAAATCCCAAAAATCATAACCTGCTTGAAGGCTGGGCTAAAGAAGATGCTCGTTATATTACAGCTTTAGCGACAGAGTCGCAAGTTGGACAGACTATAAATGCTCGCAACTTAGAGCTCTTGCTCCGTAGATTTGCATCCCATCCCTTAGCTGAGATACGTCAGCTTGGGAAGGCTATGTATAAATGCGTTGCTGATGTAGCACCGTCTGTCATCATTTTTCATGAGGCTAATGACTTAGATAGTAAAACCTATCCTGATCTTAAAAAACTTGCCAATAAGATGATTGATTTAGCTGCTCAATCTATAGCAGTTGATAGAGAAGAAGAGGTGCGATTAGTAGAATTTACAGAAAAAGCAGATCAGGTTATCGCGGCAAGTCTTTTACATGTATCCTCGAATCTACCTTATGAAGAATGTCGATCATTTATTGAAAATCTTTCAAAAGAGGAGCAGAAAGAGGTTTTTAAGACAACTTGGGGTAATATGCAATTTTACGACTCTATGCCCCGTGAATTTGAATATGTAAATCTCTCGTTTAACATCGTATTATCTGCTGCCTGTTTCGGACAACTGAAACGGCACCGCATGTCAACGATTACAGCACAACCTTATGATATAGACTTAGGATTGACAATTCCTGAATCTATAAAAGAGATTGGTATGGATAAGTATTTTCAAAAAATCGCTGATGAAACCAACGATGTATATAACAAGATAAGGAACGAAAACCCGCAAGCTGCGCCCTATATTTTAACTAATGCTCACAGAAAGCGTGTATTGATACGGGTTAATGCTCGCGAATTGTATCATATCTCACGATTAAGGGAAGATGTTCATGCGCAATGGGACATCCAAAACATCTCTTGCGCAATGAGCAAGCAGGCAAAGCAAGTCATGCCCTTGACCTTTGCGCTGATCGGAGGCAAGGATAAATATAATGAGATATATAAAAATATTTTCGGGTATTTACCAAAGGTAACAGAGGCTATCTTACCTGGTGCACGCAATATTAAATAG
- the arsB gene encoding ACR3 family arsenite efflux transporter, producing MEHAIHGKQRRLSFFEKHLTLWVIGCIGTGILLGKLFPNVAVTLDRFSIYQVSIPIAICLFFMIYPIMVKVDFTEVIKAGKTPKPVILTLFVNWCIKPFTMFAIATLFLGVLFKGWLPGVEIVKGGQQVELYRSYISGCILLGIAPCTAMVLIWGHLSKGNDGHTLVMVAINSLAMLFLYAPLGGWLLGVNKMPIPWQTIVLSVVIYVGLPLFLGYQSRKWIIAKKGFKWFKEKFIHRLTPISIFALLITLILMFCFKGELIVNQPQVIFLIAIPLFIQTCVIFALTYAMARWLKLGYRDAAPSALIGASNHFEVAIATSAMLFGLSSGASLATVVGVLIEVPVMLMLVRVCLRTKYLFDR from the coding sequence ATGGAGCATGCTATTCATGGGAAACAACGCAGGTTAAGTTTTTTTGAGAAGCATTTAACTCTATGGGTTATAGGATGTATTGGTACAGGTATTCTACTTGGAAAGCTGTTTCCTAATGTGGCGGTAACGCTTGATCGATTTTCGATTTATCAGGTATCTATTCCTATTGCAATATGTCTTTTTTTCATGATCTATCCTATTATGGTAAAAGTTGACTTCACCGAGGTCATTAAAGCCGGGAAAACGCCAAAACCAGTTATTCTTACTCTGTTTGTTAACTGGTGTATTAAGCCCTTTACCATGTTTGCGATAGCTACTCTTTTTCTGGGAGTTTTATTTAAAGGATGGCTTCCCGGCGTAGAGATTGTTAAAGGAGGGCAGCAGGTAGAGTTATACAGGTCTTATATTTCAGGATGTATTTTATTAGGAATTGCACCTTGCACCGCAATGGTCCTTATATGGGGGCATTTATCAAAAGGAAATGATGGTCATACCCTTGTTATGGTAGCAATTAATTCTTTGGCAATGCTTTTTCTTTATGCTCCTCTTGGCGGATGGCTCTTGGGTGTAAATAAGATGCCTATTCCCTGGCAGACCATAGTTTTATCAGTTGTAATATATGTGGGGTTGCCTCTTTTCTTGGGGTATCAATCACGCAAATGGATTATTGCCAAGAAAGGATTTAAATGGTTCAAGGAGAAATTTATTCATCGTTTAACGCCGATTTCAATCTTTGCGCTGCTTATTACATTGATCCTCATGTTTTGTTTTAAGGGAGAGCTTATTGTCAATCAACCCCAAGTTATTTTTCTGATAGCGATACCTCTTTTTATTCAAACCTGTGTTATATTTGCTTTAACATATGCAATGGCGAGATGGTTAAAGTTAGGGTATCGCGATGCTGCTCCATCAGCTTTGATTGGAGCAAGCAACCATTTCGAAGTTGCGATAGCAACCTCTGCAATGTTGTTCGGCTTATCATCAGGTGCTTCTCTTGCCACTGTTGTTGGGGTTTTGATTGAAGTACCCGTTATGCTTATGCTGGTGAGAGTATGCTTGAGAACTAAGTATCTATTTGACAGATAG
- a CDS encoding aromatic aminobenezylarsenical efflux permease ArsG family transporter: MIEILLVFGSALWLGVLTSISPCPLATNIAAVSFLSKKINHPKAVLFAGIMYTFGRMIAYAVLGVIIIASLVSIPFIANFLQKYMNKILGPVLVIVGLFLLNIIRLNFSGLSISKQKQESLAQGGLKGSFVLGMLFALAFCPISAALFFGSLIPLSLNNTYGVVLPLIYGIGTGLPVLVFSFGIAFGISTLSHWFNKMAMFEKHTRKTTGIIFILAGIYFIWTHISSFM; encoded by the coding sequence ATGATTGAGATTCTACTTGTCTTTGGCTCTGCTCTCTGGCTTGGTGTGCTTACATCAATAAGTCCATGTCCTTTAGCAACAAACATCGCAGCTGTCTCTTTTCTTTCAAAGAAGATTAATCATCCTAAAGCAGTGCTTTTTGCAGGCATAATGTATACTTTTGGAAGAATGATTGCATACGCTGTATTAGGGGTAATCATTATTGCATCTCTTGTGAGCATTCCTTTTATTGCAAATTTTCTCCAGAAGTATATGAATAAAATTTTAGGCCCTGTTTTGGTAATTGTCGGATTGTTCTTGCTTAATATCATACGTCTTAATTTTTCAGGACTCTCTATTTCAAAGCAAAAACAAGAGTCTTTGGCTCAAGGCGGATTGAAAGGGTCTTTTGTTCTTGGAATGTTATTTGCGCTTGCATTTTGTCCAATATCTGCTGCTCTTTTCTTTGGAAGTTTAATTCCGTTATCTTTGAATAATACTTATGGGGTTGTATTGCCTCTTATCTATGGAATAGGAACAGGCCTACCTGTATTGGTCTTTTCTTTTGGAATAGCTTTTGGAATTTCTACATTGTCCCATTGGTTTAATAAGATGGCAATGTTTGAAAAACATACAAGAAAAACTACCGGGATAATATTTATTCTAGCAGGCATTTATTTTATCTGGACTCATATCAGCAGTTTTATGTAG
- a CDS encoding nitrophenyl compound nitroreductase subunit ArsF family protein, with protein MVKTIIVLLTVIAFFQISAIAIAGESMQDENTQLIAYYFYGNVRCRTCHNLEQYAKEAIYNNFKDELDKGVLVFKTVNVEEESNEHFVNDYKLYSRALILSLVKNGEEVKHENLVKIWEYVRNKEKYANYVKSEIKTLLKEIE; from the coding sequence ATGGTTAAAACAATAATAGTTTTACTTACGGTCATAGCTTTTTTTCAGATTTCAGCTATTGCTATTGCTGGTGAAAGTATGCAAGATGAAAACACCCAGCTCATTGCTTACTATTTTTATGGAAATGTTCGATGTCGTACCTGTCACAACTTAGAACAGTATGCCAAAGAGGCTATTTATAATAATTTTAAAGACGAACTGGATAAAGGCGTCCTTGTCTTTAAAACTGTAAACGTTGAGGAGGAAAGTAATGAGCATTTTGTCAACGACTATAAGCTTTATTCAAGAGCTTTAATCTTATCATTAGTAAAAAATGGAGAAGAGGTGAAGCATGAAAATCTTGTCAAAATTTGGGAATATGTGAGAAACAAGGAAAAGTATGCTAATTATGTCAAAAGCGAAATCAAAACTCTTCTTAAGGAGATAGAATGA
- a CDS encoding thioredoxin family protein: MKIEILGMGCPKCKILYENTQAVVKEIGVMAEVVKVEDMDKITGYGVMMTPALVVDGEVKTSGKIPSSEEIKKWLKQ, translated from the coding sequence ATGAAGATTGAAATTCTCGGTATGGGCTGTCCTAAATGTAAAATACTTTATGAGAATACTCAAGCAGTTGTTAAAGAGATTGGAGTAATGGCAGAGGTTGTTAAAGTTGAAGATATGGATAAGATAACAGGTTATGGGGTTATGATGACTCCGGCTTTAGTTGTAGATGGAGAGGTAAAAACTTCAGGAAAAATTCCTTCATCTGAGGAGATTAAAAAATGGTTAAAACAATAA
- a CDS encoding permease, with amino-acid sequence MKERKKFLLMMAIFSVCFYLPVEALPFRNPIFEALALVRWYAREHVLLCLIPAFFIAGAISVFVSQASVIKYFGAKANKVLAYSVASISGTILAVCSCTVLPLFSGIYKRGAGIGPAIAFLYSGPAINALAIIMTARILGWELGLARAVGAVLFSIIIGLLMHLIFLKEEKARHVPDDLIVNEDVKSRTLGQNALYFILMVAFLVFANWAKPEIKTGLWAFIYSIKWYLSFSLLALVVIMLIRWFKKDEVRSWTSASWTFAKQIMPLLLVGVIVAGFLLGRPNQEGLIPSWIIAKAVGGNSLLSNFFAAIVGAFMYFATLTEVPILQGLLGAGMGKGPALALLLAGPALSLPNMLVIRGVIGNKKTVVYVGLVVIMATISGIIFGIIMGGVK; translated from the coding sequence ATGAAAGAGAGAAAGAAGTTTTTGTTAATGATGGCTATATTTTCAGTATGCTTTTATTTACCCGTTGAAGCACTGCCTTTTAGAAATCCAATTTTTGAAGCACTTGCATTAGTGCGATGGTATGCAAGAGAACATGTATTGCTATGCTTGATTCCAGCATTCTTTATAGCGGGAGCAATCTCTGTATTTGTAAGTCAAGCATCGGTGATTAAGTATTTCGGAGCAAAAGCTAATAAAGTACTTGCCTATAGTGTTGCTTCAATTTCAGGAACTATATTAGCGGTGTGTTCCTGCACGGTGTTGCCTTTGTTTTCAGGTATCTATAAAAGAGGTGCAGGGATTGGACCTGCAATAGCATTTCTTTATTCAGGTCCGGCTATTAACGCATTAGCGATTATAATGACAGCCCGCATTTTAGGATGGGAACTCGGACTTGCCCGCGCTGTAGGAGCAGTACTTTTCAGTATTATAATTGGACTTCTAATGCATCTTATATTTCTTAAAGAAGAAAAAGCACGCCATGTACCGGATGATCTTATTGTTAATGAAGATGTAAAGAGCCGGACGCTTGGGCAGAACGCGTTGTATTTTATTTTGATGGTTGCATTTTTGGTATTTGCGAATTGGGCAAAGCCGGAAATAAAGACAGGTTTGTGGGCGTTTATTTATTCCATTAAGTGGTATCTTTCATTCAGTTTGCTTGCTCTGGTAGTTATTATGCTTATCAGATGGTTTAAGAAAGATGAAGTTAGGAGCTGGACATCTGCTTCATGGACATTTGCTAAACAGATAATGCCTTTACTTCTTGTAGGTGTAATAGTAGCCGGATTTCTTCTTGGCCGGCCTAACCAGGAGGGTTTAATTCCATCATGGATAATTGCCAAAGCTGTTGGCGGTAATTCTTTATTGTCGAATTTCTTTGCAGCAATCGTGGGTGCATTTATGTATTTTGCAACTTTAACTGAGGTTCCTATCCTGCAGGGACTCCTCGGAGCTGGGATGGGAAAAGGGCCGGCTTTGGCCTTACTATTAGCCGGACCTGCTTTGAGCTTACCAAATATGTTAGTAATTCGAGGCGTTATTGGAAACAAAAAAACAGTTGTTTATGTTGGTTTAGTAGTAATTATGGCAACAATTAGTGGAATTATCTTTGGCATAATAATGGGAGGTGTAAAATGA
- a CDS encoding DUF134 domain-containing protein, with translation MRPKKTRWVKCAPEERCFRPQCKPLSKLEGVHMTIDEFEAIRLAHLEGFNQEKIAETMKVHRSTISRILESAHKKIADALVNIKAIKIEGGCCKIIEKGKR, from the coding sequence ATGAGACCTAAAAAAACAAGATGGGTCAAGTGTGCTCCAGAAGAGCGTTGCTTTCGGCCGCAGTGTAAACCTTTGAGTAAGCTGGAAGGTGTGCATATGACTATTGATGAATTTGAGGCCATAAGACTGGCTCACTTAGAAGGTTTTAATCAAGAAAAGATAGCCGAAACTATGAAGGTACATCGTTCAACTATATCACGCATCTTAGAGTCGGCTCATAAAAAGATAGCCGATGCCTTAGTAAATATTAAAGCAATAAAAATAGAGGGCGGGTGTTGTAAAATTATAGAGAAGGGTAAAAGATGA
- a CDS encoding FAD-dependent oxidoreductase → MDKFTLIFKESIKRTPTVESFRFKSESPVNFLPGQFAQIIFDKEDKNNYELNKYLSFSSAPGKEYVEFTKRLSGSTFSGKLKDLKKGDIIIIDGPMGRCVLKDEFKRIGFLIGGIGVTPVISIIEYAMDKKLDTDICLIYANKSEAEIAYRQELDKWSGKNPSLDIKYFVQACDVKSAACYQGAIDLGAISEHMSDYRDRVLFAFGPPAMVNAMIELCSELGCDKDKLWVENFIGY, encoded by the coding sequence ATGGATAAGTTTACACTTATATTCAAAGAGAGCATAAAGCGCACCCCTACAGTGGAGAGCTTTAGATTTAAATCTGAAAGTCCGGTGAATTTTTTGCCTGGGCAATTTGCTCAGATTATTTTTGATAAAGAAGATAAAAATAATTACGAACTGAATAAATACCTGTCTTTTTCCAGCGCACCTGGAAAAGAGTATGTTGAATTTACAAAAAGATTAAGCGGCAGTACATTTTCAGGTAAGCTTAAAGATCTTAAAAAAGGCGATATCATTATTATAGATGGCCCAATGGGAAGATGTGTGCTCAAGGACGAATTCAAGCGTATAGGGTTTTTGATTGGGGGTATAGGCGTTACACCGGTAATATCGATAATCGAATATGCTATGGATAAAAAACTTGATACAGATATCTGCCTTATTTATGCAAACAAAAGCGAAGCAGAGATAGCTTACAGGCAAGAGCTAGATAAGTGGAGTGGGAAGAATCCTTCACTGGACATTAAATATTTTGTTCAGGCGTGTGATGTTAAGAGCGCAGCGTGCTATCAGGGTGCAATAGATTTAGGTGCTATATCGGAGCATATGAGTGACTATCGTGACAGGGTTTTGTTTGCATTCGGACCGCCTGCTATGGTAAATGCTATGATAGAGTTATGTTCAGAGTTAGGCTGCGATAAAGATAAGTTGTGGGTTGAAAATTTTATAGGATATTAA
- a CDS encoding desulfoferrodoxin family protein, with product MKGIVCKVCGYVAINGVVPQQCPVCGAKSFEEKNDALKTAVDKVEVGESEKKHIPAIAVIKKCESCWDVYVEIGEIQHPMTSEHSIQHVDFYIDQEFISRVMFTPDKLNPVVTLNLKSGVGKIAAVDLCNLHGAWFNEIDL from the coding sequence ATGAAAGGTATAGTATGCAAAGTATGCGGTTATGTGGCAATAAACGGTGTTGTACCTCAACAATGTCCTGTCTGCGGGGCAAAATCTTTTGAAGAAAAAAACGATGCGCTCAAGACCGCTGTTGATAAGGTCGAGGTAGGAGAATCTGAAAAGAAACATATTCCGGCCATAGCAGTTATTAAAAAATGCGAGTCTTGCTGGGATGTCTATGTAGAGATAGGAGAGATACAGCATCCGATGACTTCTGAACATAGCATACAACATGTTGATTTTTATATTGATCAAGAGTTTATATCAAGAGTAATGTTTACTCCAGATAAGCTTAACCCTGTTGTTACGCTTAATTTAAAGTCTGGAGTAGGAAAGATCGCAGCGGTGGATCTATGCAACCTGCACGGAGCATGGTTTAATGAGATAGATCTTTAA
- a CDS encoding rubrerythrin family protein, with the protein MADLKGTKTEKNLLTSFAGESQARNRYTYFASVAKKAGYEQIAAIFIETAENEKEHAKKFFKYLEGGDVEIVTTFPAGVIGDTAANLLASAKGENEEWTKLYKEAEAVAREEGFSDVADTFKEIAEVEEQHEKRYRKLLTNVKDGKVFKRDEVVKWKCRNCGYVHEGKEAIEICPACAHPQAYYEILCENY; encoded by the coding sequence ATGGCAGATTTAAAAGGGACAAAAACAGAAAAAAATCTTCTCACATCATTTGCTGGTGAATCTCAGGCAAGGAATCGCTACACCTATTTTGCGTCGGTTGCTAAAAAAGCCGGCTATGAGCAGATAGCAGCGATATTTATTGAGACAGCAGAGAATGAAAAAGAGCATGCAAAGAAATTTTTCAAATACCTTGAAGGGGGAGACGTAGAGATAGTAACGACTTTTCCAGCAGGAGTGATAGGCGATACAGCAGCTAATCTTCTTGCTTCGGCAAAAGGCGAGAATGAGGAATGGACAAAGCTTTACAAGGAAGCTGAAGCAGTAGCAAGAGAAGAAGGTTTTAGTGATGTAGCTGATACCTTTAAAGAGATAGCCGAAGTTGAAGAGCAGCATGAGAAGCGCTACCGTAAGCTCCTTACTAACGTAAAAGACGGTAAGGTGTTTAAGCGGGATGAGGTTGTTAAGTGGAAATGTCGCAACTGTGGTTATGTGCATGAAGGAAAAGAGGCTATTGAGATATGCCCAGCTTGTGCACACCCTCAGGCCTATTATGAAATTTTATGTGAAAACTATTAA
- a CDS encoding FprA family A-type flavoprotein encodes MNAVEIKKGIYWVGAIDWNLRNFHGYLTQRGSTYNAYLIIDEKITLVDTVKHYLYDEMLQRIRNIVDPSKIDYIVSNHVEMDHSGSLPNMIQLCPEAVVVTSPNGEKGLRKHYGLNWNFKVVNTGDSINIGQRDIRFALTQMVHWPDSMVSYVEQDKLLLSNDSFGQHIASEERFDDELDIDMIMDEAAKYYANIVLPYGNQVKKALDAVAGLKIDMIAPSHGIIWRRHIDDIVGRYQKWSGNETEEKAVVVYDTMWDSTKKIAETISSVFKEKRISVLLMDLKDIHISDVMTEVLTAKYICVGSPTLNNGMLPTVAAFLTYMKGLDPKNRIGLAFGSYGWGGQSIGQIDEILRSCGFNMLDSVKAQYIPDEGSVNQIKEKLKGGI; translated from the coding sequence ATGAATGCAGTAGAGATCAAAAAAGGTATATATTGGGTAGGTGCAATAGACTGGAATCTTAGGAATTTTCACGGCTATCTTACTCAGCGGGGCAGTACATATAATGCATATCTTATAATCGATGAGAAGATCACACTTGTTGATACAGTTAAGCACTATCTTTACGATGAGATGCTTCAGAGAATAAGAAATATTGTCGATCCTTCAAAGATAGATTACATTGTATCAAATCATGTTGAGATGGATCATTCAGGTTCTTTGCCCAACATGATACAGCTATGTCCTGAGGCTGTTGTTGTTACTTCTCCAAACGGGGAGAAGGGGCTTAGAAAACATTATGGCTTAAACTGGAATTTTAAAGTTGTAAATACCGGTGACTCCATAAATATCGGACAGCGTGATATACGATTTGCTCTCACACAGATGGTGCATTGGCCTGATTCTATGGTGTCATACGTTGAGCAGGACAAACTGCTGCTTTCAAACGATTCTTTTGGTCAGCATATTGCCTCTGAGGAAAGATTTGATGACGAGCTCGATATTGATATGATTATGGATGAAGCAGCTAAATATTATGCTAATATCGTTCTTCCATATGGTAATCAGGTAAAGAAGGCCCTAGATGCAGTTGCTGGGCTTAAAATAGATATGATAGCGCCAAGTCATGGTATTATATGGCGCAGGCATATAGATGATATTGTCGGCAGGTATCAAAAATGGTCTGGTAATGAAACAGAAGAAAAGGCAGTTGTTGTATATGATACTATGTGGGATTCTACTAAGAAAATTGCTGAGACAATAAGTAGTGTTTTTAAAGAGAAAAGAATATCAGTGCTGCTGATGGATCTCAAGGATATCCATATCTCAGATGTTATGACAGAGGTTTTAACAGCAAAATATATATGTGTAGGCTCGCCTACATTAAATAATGGTATGCTTCCAACGGTTGCAGCTTTTCTTACCTACATGAAAGGTCTTGATCCTAAAAATAGGATAGGCCTAGCGTTTGGATCATATGGCTGGGGAGGCCAGAGTATTGGGCAGATAGATGAAATATTGAGATCATGTGGTTTCAATATGCTAGATTCAGTAAAGGCTCAGTATATTCCCGATGAAGGGAGTGTAAATCAAATTAAAGAAAAGTTGAAAGGAGGAATCTAG
- a CDS encoding pyridoxamine 5'-phosphate oxidase family protein, protein MELSDKVINFFKKQSFVIVSTIDLDGRIHCSAKGIAGIHKNGHVFVVDLYHNKTYGNLNNDPRVSITQVDEHSFTGYTLTGQAKIVLKDDISDDYIKEWEKRVLKRMSDRLIKSVQSEKVSSAHYEAQLPEEPKYLIEIDVESVIDLAPPYRSREER, encoded by the coding sequence ATGGAGCTATCCGATAAGGTGATAAATTTTTTTAAGAAGCAAAGTTTTGTTATTGTGTCTACCATAGACTTAGACGGTAGAATACATTGTTCTGCTAAAGGCATAGCTGGTATTCATAAAAATGGACATGTGTTTGTAGTTGATCTATATCATAACAAAACGTACGGCAATCTTAATAATGATCCAAGAGTGAGCATAACACAGGTAGATGAGCACAGTTTTACAGGATATACTCTCACTGGACAGGCAAAGATAGTGCTTAAAGATGACATAAGTGATGATTATATAAAAGAGTGGGAAAAGAGGGTTTTAAAGAGAATGTCGGATAGGCTCATAAAAAGCGTGCAGAGCGAAAAAGTATCAAGTGCGCATTATGAGGCTCAGCTGCCTGAAGAACCTAAATATCTTATTGAGATAGATGTCGAGAGTGTAATAGATTTAGCTCCACCTTACCGCAGCAGGGAAGAGAGATGA
- a CDS encoding rubredoxin has protein sequence MEKFKCTVCGYIYDPAENSNIAFSDLPDDWVCPECGVGKEMFELVV, from the coding sequence GTGGAAAAATTTAAATGTACGGTCTGCGGCTATATTTATGATCCGGCGGAAAACAGCAATATTGCGTTTTCGGATTTGCCGGATGATTGGGTATGCCCTGAGTGTGGGGTAGGTAAAGAGATGTTTGAGCTGGTAGTATAA
- a CDS encoding 4Fe-4S binding protein: protein MAKRRIIKIDKDKCIGCGQCIQACPMGVIEIKDGKAHVVNEPICDGIGKCIGGCPLNAIEFIEKDIEENLPCGCPGTMAKDFREISPSGGNAAVGALFSELRQWPLQLKLVSPNASYFDNADIVVAADCTAFTFGDFHRRFLKNKTLVVFCPKLDNDIDMYREKLTAIFRDNNVSSVTVVRMEVPCCSGIVGLTETAARDSGKNIIIKEYTISIRGEIV, encoded by the coding sequence ATGGCAAAAAGAAGGATAATAAAAATTGATAAAGATAAGTGTATTGGATGTGGTCAATGTATACAAGCTTGCCCTATGGGTGTTATTGAGATTAAAGACGGCAAGGCTCACGTTGTTAATGAGCCTATCTGTGACGGTATAGGAAAGTGTATAGGTGGATGTCCTCTGAATGCGATAGAGTTTATCGAAAAGGATATAGAAGAGAATCTACCCTGTGGATGCCCTGGAACAATGGCTAAAGATTTCAGGGAAATATCTCCTTCAGGTGGTAATGCAGCTGTAGGAGCTCTATTTTCAGAGCTTAGGCAGTGGCCTCTACAGCTTAAGCTTGTAAGTCCGAATGCATCTTATTTTGATAATGCTGATATTGTGGTTGCGGCAGATTGCACTGCGTTTACGTTTGGAGATTTTCACCGAAGATTTTTAAAAAATAAGACTTTGGTTGTTTTTTGTCCAAAACTTGATAACGATATCGATATGTATAGAGAGAAGCTTACAGCAATATTTCGCGACAACAATGTAAGTTCTGTGACTGTTGTGCGCATGGAGGTTCCCTGCTGCAGCGGTATAGTAGGGCTAACAGAGACTGCAGCAAGGGATTCAGGTAAGAATATTATCATAAAAGAATATACGATCTCGATTCGCGGTGAAATAGTATGA